In Carassius gibelio isolate Cgi1373 ecotype wild population from Czech Republic chromosome B17, carGib1.2-hapl.c, whole genome shotgun sequence, a single window of DNA contains:
- the hectd1 gene encoding E3 ubiquitin-protein ligase HECTD1 isoform X9 — translation MADVDPDTLLEWLQMGQGDERDMQLIALEQLCMLLLMSDNVDRCFETCPPRTFLPALCKIFLDESAPDNVLEVTARAITYYLDVSAECTRRIVGVDGAIKALCNRLVVVELNNRTSRDLAEQCVKVLELICTRESGAVFEAGGLNCVLSFIRDSGHLVHKDTLHSAMAVVSRLCSKMEPQDSSLETCVESLSSLLKHEDHQVSDGALRCFASLADRFTRRGVDPAPLAKHGLTEELLSRMAAAGGTASGPSSTCKPGRTSSGATPSAADSKLSNQVSTIVSLLSTLCRGSPLVTHDLLRSELPDSMESALQGDERCVLDTMRLVDLLLVLLFEGRKALPKSTAGSTGRIPGLRRLDSSGERSHRQLIDCIRSKDTDALIDAIDTGAFEVNFMDDVGQTLLNWASAFGTQEMVEFLCERGADVNRGQRSSSLHYAACFGRPQVAKTLLRHGANPDLRDEDGKTPLDKARERGHSEVVAILQSPGDWMCPVNKGDDKKKKDVKEEEEGSEPKGDPEMAPIYLKRLLPVFAQTFQQTMLPSIRKASLALIRKMVHYSSEVLLKEVCDSDAGHNLPTVLVEITATVLDQEDDDDGHLLALQIIRDLVDKGGDVFLDQLARLGVINKVSTLAGPTSDDENEEEAKPEKYDEPQEDAKEIQQGKPYHWRDWSIIRGRDCLYIWSDAAALELSNGSNGWFRFILDGKLATMYSSGSPEGGSDSSESRSEFLEKLQRARSQVKPVTTSQPILSTQGPTKLTVGNWSLTCLKEGEIAIHNSDGQQATILKEDLPGFVFESNRGTKHSFTAETSLGSEFVTGWTGKRGRKLKSKLEKTKQKVKTMARDLYDDHFKAVESMPRGVVVTLRNIATQLESAWELHTNRQCIEGENTWRDLMKTALENLIVVLKDENTISPYEMCSSGLVQALFTVLSNSVELDMKHDCKPLMERINVFKTAFTENEDDESRPAVALIRKLIAVLESIERLPLHLYDTPGSTYNLQILTRRLRFRLERAPGETALIDRTGRMLKMEPLATVESLEQYLLKMVAKQWYDFDRSSFIFVRKLREGQSFIFRHQHDFDENGIVYWIGTNAKTAYEWVNPAAYGLVVVTSSEGRNLPYGRLEDILSRDSSALNCHTNDDKNAWFAIDLGLWVIPSAYTLRHARGYGRSALRNWVFQVSKDGQNWMTLYTHVDDSSLNEPGSTATWPLDPSKDEKQGWRHIRIKQMGKNASGQTHYLSLSGLEIYGTVTGVCEDQLGKAVKEAEANLRRQRRLFRSQVMKYIVPGARVVRGIDWKWRDQDGNPAGEGTVTGEAHNASPLMGAQSFPNLTTTGTTSTVTMSTSIVTSSNNVATATTGLSVGQLLSNTLTTSLTSTSSESDTGQEAEFSLYDFLDSCRANTLLAELDDEEDLPEPDDDDDENEDDNQEEQEYEEVLEEEEYETKGGRRRTWDDDFVLKRQFSALVPAFDPRPGRTNVQQTTDLEIPQPGTPRSEVQEEVECTPSPHLALILKVAGLGTTREVELPLNNYKSTIFYYVQKLLQLSCNGAIKPDKLRRIWEPTYTIMYRELKDSDKERESGKMDFCERGCRSSGLSSGTLSATQSCDILSAAREQAQAKAGSGQSACSVEDVLQLLRILFTIGGEPSSGRTLQEDVEELQFNASPEEFTSKKITTKILQQIEEPLALASGALPDWCEQLTSKCPFLIPFETRQLYFTCTAFGASRAIVWLQNRREATMERSRPSTTVRRDDPGEFRVGRLKHERVKVPRGESMMEWAESVMQIHADRKSVLEVEFQGEEGTGLGPTLEFYALVAAEFQRTSLGIWLCDDDFPDDESRQVDLGGGLKPPGYYVQRSCGLFPAPFPQDSDELERITKLFLFLGIFLAKCIQDNRLVDLPISQPFFKLLCMGDIKSNMSKLLYQTRVESDCHFSEIQSEASTEEGQDTYSVGSFDEDSKSEFILDPPKPKPPAWYHGILTWEDFELVNPHRAQFLKELKALSVKRRQILGNKSLSEDEKNTRLQDLMLRNPMGSGPPLSVDDLGLNFQFCPSSKVHGFSSVDLKPNGEDEMVTMENAEEYVELMFDFCMHTGIQKQMEAFREGFNKVFPMEKLSSFSHKEVQMILCGNQSPSWTAEDIVNYTEPKLGYTRDSPGFLRFVRVLCGMSSDERKAFLQFTTGCSTLPPGGLANLHPRLTVVRKVDATDASYPSVNTCVHYLKLPEYSSEEIMRERLLAATMEKGFHLN, via the exons ATGGCGGACGTGGATCCGGACACATTGCTGGAGTGGCTGCAGATGGGACAGGGTGATGAGAGGGATATGCAGCTCATCGCCCTGGAGCAGCTCTGCATGCTGTTGCTCATGTCAGACAATGTTGACCGCTGCTTCGAAAC GTGTCCTCCACGGACGTTTCTCCCAGCTCTGTGTAAGATCTTCCTGGATGAGAGCGCACCAGATAATGTTCTGGAAGTGACAGCCAGGGCCATCACCTACTACCTGGACGTGTCCGCTGAATGCACCCGCAGGATTGTGGGAGTAGATGGAGCCATCAAAGCCCTGTGCAACCGGCTGGTGGTGGTGGAGCTCAACAACAGGACCAGCAGAGATCTGGCTGAACAATGTGTAAAG GTTCTGGAGCTGATCTGCACACGGGAGTCTGGAGCTGTATTTGAAGCGGGTGGATTGAACTGTGTACTAAGCTTCATTAGGGACAGCGGTCATCTTGTGCACAAGGACACATTGCACTCTGCCATGGCAGTAGTTTCTCGCCTCTGTAGCAAGATGGAGCCACAAGACTCTTCCCTAGAGACATGCGTGGAGTCCCTCTCTAGTCTGCTGAAACATGAAGACCATCAG GTGTCTGACGGAGCTCTGCGTTGCTTTGCTTCACTGGCGGACCGGTTTACACGGCGTGGAGTTGATCCAGCCCCATTAGCTAAGCATGGACTGACAGAAGAGCTGCTGTCCCGTATGGCTGCAGCAGGAGGGACGGCATCTGGACCCTCCTCCACCTGCAAGCCTGGCAGGACCTCTAGTGGAGCCACTCCATCTGCTGCAGACTCTAAACTGAGCAACCAAGTGTCCACCATTGTCAGCCTTCTGTCCACACTGTGCAGAGGCTCACCACTCGTCACACAT GATCTTCTGCGCTCAGAGCTGCCTGACTCTATGGAGAGTGCTCTGCAGGGGGATGAGCGCTGCGTGCTGGACACCATGCGGCTGGTGGACTTGCTGCTGGTGCTGCTCTTTGAGGGACGCAAGGCTTTGCCCAAATCTACAGCTGGTTCTACCGGCCGCATCCCTGGTCTGCGGCGTCTCGACAGCTCCGGGGAACGCTCCCACCGACAGCTTATTGACTGTATACGCAGCAAAGACACAGATGCTCTCATTGATGCCATTGACACCGGTG CATTCGAAGTGAATTTCATGGATGATGTAGGACAGACTCTCTTGAACTGGGCATCTGCATTTGGAACACAAGAGATG GTGGAGTTCCTCTGCGAGAGAGGTGCTGATGTCAATAGAGGCCAGAGGTCATCCTCTCTGCACTATGCTGCCTGTTTTGGCAGGCCACAAGTAGCCAAG ACATTACTGCGCCATGGGGCCAACCCTGACCTGAGAGATGAAGATGGGAAAACTCCGTTAGACAAAGCTAGAGAGAGAGGACACAGCGAGGTTGTAGCAATTCTCCAGTCTCCTG GAGACTGGATGTGTCCTGTCAACAAGGGCGATGACAAGAAAAAGAAGGATGttaaagaagaggaagagggcAGTGAGCCGAAAGGTGACCCTGAGATGGCGCCTATCTACCTGAAAAGGCTGCTCCCAGTATTTGCACAGACCTTTCAGCAAACCATGCTGCCTTCAATAAG AAAAGCTAGTTTAGCTCTGATCAGAAAGATGGTGCACTACAGTTCTGAAGTTCTACTTAAGGAAGTGTGTGACTCTGATGCTGGACACAACTTGCCCACTGTACTTGTGGAAATCACTGCAACTGTGCTGGATCAGGAG gatgatgatgatggtcaCCTGCTGGCACTGCAGATCATTAGGGATCTAGTGGATAAGGGAGGTGACGTGTTCTTAGATCAGCTTGCCAGGCTGGGTGTCATTAATAAAGTGTCCACTCTGGCAGGACCCACATCAGATGATGAAAATGAGGAAGAGGCCAAACCTGAGAAG TATGATGAACCACAAGAGGATGCCAAAGAGATCCAGCAGGGGAAGCCTTATCACTGGAGAGACTGGTCCATCATCAGAGGCAGGGACTGCCTTTATATCTGGAGTGATGCAGCTGCTTTGGAGCTTTCCAATGGCAGCAATGGTTGGTTCCGCTTCATCCTGGATGGAAAATTGGCCACCATGTACTCCAGTGGAAGCCCAGAGGGTGGCTCTGACAGCTCAG AGAGCAGAAGTGAATTTTTGGAGAAGCTGCAGCGTGCCAGAAGTCAGGTCAAACCGGTGACAACCAGTCAGCCCATCCTTTCCACACAGGGTCCTACCAAACTCACTGTGGGGAACTGGTCTCTAACTTGTCTGAAAGAGGGTGAGATTGCCATCCATAATTCAGATGGCCAGCAGGCCACCATCCTCAAAGAGGACCTACCAGGCTTTGTTTTTGAGTCAAACCGAGGCACTAAGCACTCTTTCACTGCAGAAACCTCTCTAG GGTCTGAGTTTGTTACTGGCTGGACTGGTAAGCGAGGAAGAAAGCTCAAATCCAAactggaaaaaacaaaacaaaag GTAAAGACCATGGCCAGAGATCTGTATGACGATCACTTCAAGGCTGTGGAGAGTATGCCGAGAGGTGTAGTGGTCACTCTAAGAAACATCGCCACACAGCTAGAGTCTGCTTGGGAGTTACATACTAACAGACAG TGCATTGAAGGTGAAAACACATGGCGAGACCTCATGAAAACAGCTTTGGAGAATTTAATAGTAGTTCTCAAAGATGAGAACACTATTTCTCCGTATGAAATGTGCAGCAGTGGTCTCGTGCAAGCACTTTTTACTGTCCTCAGCAAT AGTGTGGAACTAGACATGAAACATGATTGTAAGCCTCTGATGGAAAGAATAAATGTGTTCAAGACTGCATTTACTGAAAATGAAGATGACGAAAG CCGACCAGCTGTTGCCTTAATCCGCAAACTGATAGCAGTGTTGGAGTCAATTGAGCGGCTACCTCTCCACTTATATGATACACCAGGCTCAACATATAATTTACAG ATACTGACAAGGAGGTTACGCTTCCGCTTGGAGCGTGCTCCAGGTGAAACGGCCCTGATTGACCGAACTGGTCGAATGCTAAAGATGGAGCCGCTGGCCACTGTTGAGTCACTGGAGCAGTATCTGCTCAAAATG GTGGCCAAGCAGTGGTATGACTTTGACAGGTCCTCATTCATCTTTGTTAGGAAGCTCAGAGAGGGTCAGAGCTTCATCTTCAGGCACCAGCATGACTTTGACGAGAATGGAATTGTTTACTGGATTGGCACCAATGCGAA GACTGCATATGAATGGGTGAACCCCGCTGCGTACGGATTAGTGGTTGTGACTTCTTCCGAGGGCAGAAACCTGCCTTACGGCCGACTTGAAGACATCCTGAGCAGAGACAGCTCCGCCCTCAATTGTCACACCAACGATGACAAAAACGCTTGGTTTGCCATTGATCTTGGGTTATGGGTCATCCCCTCTGCATACACACTTCGCCACGCTCGTGGATATGGTCGATCCGCCCTCCGGAATTGGGTATTTCAAGTGTCCAAAGATGGTCAGAACTGGATGACACTCTACACCCATGTGGATGACAGCTCTCTCAATGAACCGGG GTCAACAGCCACATGGCCTCTGGATCCATCCAAAGATGAGAAGCAGGGCTGGAGACACATTCGTATTAAACAGATGGGGAAGAACGCCAGCGGACAAACACACTACCTCTCCCTGTCTGGTCTAGAGATCTATGGCACTGTTACTGGTGTCTGCGAGGACCAGCTAG GTAAAGCAGTGAAGGAGGCAGAGGCCAACCTGAGGAGGCAGCGCCGGCTCTTTCGCTCTCAGGTGATGAAGTACATTGTACCTGGTGCACGGGTGGTGCGCGGTATAGACTGGAAGTGGAGGGACCAGGATGGCAATCCTGCTGGAGAGGGCACTGTGACCGGAGAGGCTCATAATG CTTCTCCTCTCATGGGTGCGCAGAGCTTTCCTAACCTTACAACCACTGGTACCACCTCAACTGTTACAATGTCCACTTCCATAGTTACCAGCAGTAATAATGTAGCCACGGCAACTACAGGTTTGTCCGTCGGCCAGTTGCTCAGTAACACGCTGACGACCAGCCTGACCTCTACATCTAGTGAAAGTGACACAGGTCAGGAGGCTGAGTTTTCCCTCTATG ACTTCTTGGACAGCTGTCGGGCCAATACATTGCTTGCCGAGTTAGATGACGAGGAGGACTTGCCAGAGCcagatgacgatgatgatgagaATGAGGATGACAATCAGGAGGAACAGGAGTATGAGGAAGTTCTG GAGGAAGAGGAGTATGAAACCAAAGGGGGTCGTCGCAGGACGTGGGATGATGACTTTGTGCTGAAAAGGCAGTTTTCTGCTTTAGTACCTGCATTTGATCCTAGACCAGGCCGGACTAACGTCCAGCAAACTACTGACCTGGAAATCCCCCAACCAG GTACACCTCGCTCAGAGGTGCAGGAGGAGGTGGAGTGCACACCTTCACCCCATCTGGCTCTCATCCTGAAGGTAGCAGGTCTAGGGACAACACGAGAAGTAGAACTACCTCTCAACAACTACAAGTCCACCATTTTCTATTATGTCCAAAAGCTTCTCCAGCTCTCATGCAATGGTGCTATTAAACCCGACAAGCTTAGACGCATCTGGGAACCTACGTATAC GATAATGTACAGGGAGTTGAAGGACTCtgacaaagaaagagagagtggaAAGATG GACTTTTGTGAGCGTGGCTGCAGATCTTCAGGCCTGAGTTCAGGGACGTTGTCCGCCACGCAGAGTTGTGACATCCTGAGTGCTGCACGCGAGCAAGCTCAGGCCAAGGCAGGCTCAGGACAGAGTGCCTGCAGCGTAGAGGACGTACTGCAGCTCTTGCGCATCCTCTTTACCATTGGAGGAGAACCCTCATCCGGCCGCACACTACAGGAAG ATGTGGAAGAGCTGCAGTTCAATGCATCACCTGAGGAATTCACCAGCAAAAAAATTACAACCAAAATCCTGCAGCAGATTGAG GAGCCACTGGCCCTGGCTAGCGGGGCTCTCCCAGACTGGTGTGAACAGTTAACCAGCAAGTGTCCTTTCCTCATACCATTTGAAACCCGGCAGCTTTATTTTACCTGCACTGCATTCGGAGCCTCCAG GGCTATTGTCTGGCTCCAGAACCGAAGAGAAGCCACTATGGAACGTTCCCGGCCATCCACAACGGTTCGCCGTGATGATCCTGGCGAGTTTCGTGTAGGTCGGCTCAAGCATGAGCGTGTCAAGGTGCCTCGCGGAGAGAGCATGATGGAGTGGGCTGAGAGTGTGATGCAGATACATGCTGACAGAAAGTCTGTACTGGAG GTGGAGTTCCAGGGGGAGGAGGGCACTGGTCTTGGACCCACCCTGGAGTTCTATGCTCTTGTCGCTGCAGAGTTCCAGAGGACTTCCCTTGGTATCTGGCTCTGTGATGACGACTTCCCAGATGATGAGTCACGTCAA GTGGATCTGGGTGGTGGCTTGAAACCACCAGGCTATTATGTGCAACGTTCCTGCGGCCTTTTCCCTGCTCCCTTCCCTCAGGACAGTGATGAACTGGAGCGTATCACCAAGCTTTTCCTGTTTCTTGGCATCTTTCTGGCCAAATGCATCCAGGACAACCGGCTAGTGGATCTGCCCATATCCCAGCCTTTCTTCAAACTGCTCTGTATGGGCGACATCAAAAGCAACATGAGCAAGCTACTTTATCAAACTCGTGTCGAGTCGGACTGCCACTTCTCTGAAATCCAGTCCGAAGCTTCCACAGAGGAGGGTCAGGACACTTACTCAGTGGGTAGCTTTGATGAAGACTCCAAGTCTGAGTTCATCCTTGACCCACCCAAGCCCAAGCCACCAGCCTGGTATCACGGCATCTTGACCTGGGAGGACTTTGAACTGGTGAATCCTCACAGAGCACAGTTCCTGAAAGAGCTGAAGGCACTGTCTGTGAAGCGCAGACAGATCCTGGGCAATAAGAGTCTGTCAGAGGATGAGAAGAACACGCGGCTACAGGATCTCATGCTGAGGAACCCTATGGGCTCTGGCCCACCACTTAGTGTAGATGATTTAGG attaaatttCCAGTTCTGTCCATCATCCAAAGTACATGGATTTTCATCAGTAGACTTGAAGCCCAATGGAGAGGATGAG ATGGTCACCATGGAAAATGCAGAGGAGTACGTAGAGCTCATGTTTGACTTCTGCATGCACACAGGAATCCAGAAGCAAATGGAAGCCTTTAGAG AGGGCTTTAACAAGGTGTTTCCTATGGAGAAGCTCAGCTCATTTAGTCATAAAGAGGTGCAGATGATCTTGTGTGGCAACCAGTCTCCATCCTGGACCGCTGAAGACATTGTTAACTACACAGAACCTAAACTTGGCTACACACGGGACAG TCCTGGTTTCTTGCGCTTTGTGCGAGTGCTGTGTGGAATGTCCTCGGATGAGAGGAAAGCCTTCCTCCAATTCACCACAGGCTGCTCGACCCTGCCCCCTGGTGGACTGGCCAACCTCCATCCACGTCTCACAGTAGTCCGGAAG GTTGATGCAACCGATGCCAGCTACCCTTCAGTTAACACATGTGTGCACTACTTGAAGTTGCCGGAATACTCCTCCGAAGAGATCATGAGAGAGCGCCTCCTCGCTGCCACTATGGAGAAGGGCTTCCACCTCAACTGA